One window of uncultured Methanobrevibacter sp. genomic DNA carries:
- a CDS encoding FkbM family methyltransferase: MSFKEKMLLKSNSYAYYKNKSNHLQKENNSLKRELESIKNERRISLRDEYFRKYGLSGAFSNWDYVDFYLNDDFEDNLKEITGHLDSESKRLFKWIYLRTLFVNLVTKNTVYLDHELENQKKFTEFKINNSHPGEIAGYKFSGDYNLHAFIDLGLSDDDIKFLENKDIIDAGAFTGDTSLPLSKITNRNVYAFEPFEESFELLKRNINDNQIKNIQPVNQSLGNLNGERTLYLSGENVQGITSDANMRNYDNELKVQETTLDKFVEDNNLNVGLITIDVEGAEMDLLNGALNTIKNQKPILHISIYHKASDFFEIIPWIANLELDYEFKIVKEQPWPFLADTVVQCRVK, encoded by the coding sequence ATGAGTTTTAAAGAAAAGATGCTGCTGAAAAGTAATTCCTATGCTTATTATAAAAATAAAAGTAACCACCTGCAAAAGGAAAACAATTCCCTTAAAAGAGAACTTGAATCCATCAAAAATGAAAGAAGAATATCCTTAAGAGATGAATATTTTAGAAAATACGGATTATCCGGTGCCTTTTCAAATTGGGATTATGTAGATTTTTATTTAAATGATGATTTTGAGGACAATCTCAAAGAGATTACAGGCCATCTTGACAGCGAATCTAAAAGACTGTTCAAATGGATTTATTTAAGAACACTCTTCGTAAATCTTGTCACTAAAAACACAGTATATCTAGACCACGAACTGGAAAATCAAAAGAAATTCACCGAGTTTAAAATAAATAATTCACATCCAGGTGAAATTGCAGGATACAAATTCAGTGGAGACTACAACCTTCATGCATTCATAGACTTGGGCTTAAGCGATGACGATATTAAATTCCTTGAAAATAAAGACATCATTGATGCCGGAGCATTTACAGGAGATACCTCACTTCCCCTTTCAAAAATTACAAACAGAAACGTTTATGCATTTGAACCATTTGAGGAGTCATTTGAACTGCTGAAGAGAAACATTAACGACAACCAAATCAAAAACATCCAACCAGTGAACCAATCTCTGGGAAACTTGAACGGTGAACGTACACTATATTTATCCGGAGAAAATGTGCAGGGAATTACAAGCGATGCAAATATGAGAAATTATGACAATGAACTCAAGGTTCAGGAAACTACATTAGACAAGTTTGTCGAGGATAACAATTTAAATGTTGGGCTGATAACAATTGATGTTGAAGGGGCGGAAATGGATCTTTTAAATGGGGCATTAAATACCATCAAAAACCAAAAGCCAATATTACACATAAGCATTTACCATAAGGCTTCCGATTTCTTTGAAATTATCCCATGGATAGCAAATCTGGAATTGGATTATGAATTCAAAATCGTTAAAGAACAGCCATGGCCGTTTTTGGCAGATACTGTAGTACAGTGCAGAGTTAAATAA
- a CDS encoding CDP-glycerol glycerophosphotransferase family protein: protein MFFESKPYKFSIIMAVYNTADYLSESIDSIINQTIGFENIELILVDDGSSDSSKDICLSYHEKYPHNIKYIYQENQGQAVARNNGMKAAKGKYLNFLDSDDKLELNALELVYDFFEKNYKNVDVVSIPMKFFDRKDGEHILNYKYESTRLVDLKSEPNCIQLSASSAFFKRKAIKNFEFDTELVVSEDAVFVNKILLEKCRHGVVSDTSYLYRKRTSKTSTIDSTLKKKEYYIDRSQKFFKALFDYSKDKYGKVLDFIKHTVMYDIQWMFDISDVSDVLDENELEQLYSILHELLEEIDDSIILNQKHPDRSLLKSILLFKHGNTETIKDTYGNNAKIKVGNYIIDELYYHIFYIDAVEISNDNLKILGFLKSFFRPEEIKIQAITYNKTEFLKYWVEYFNKNKIVFIKKEFLDEDGKNIKDYLLHSNNSYDNLNIAQYLKCDLNFNYEQTYNLKQIEWLIKKDLIDLEYYNKAYENISILYAETCGKIFDAEKMNYPNREKYHLNLNFNPNYNFELSIPLTLKESSEIKIRVSYDNINSYLDIAFNYYSRLTKESFYSKKEDYLIKFEDNTFTVIPYTNFDCLRFEKENINHLISKNESSLNNVINFRKQYYDLFYKFNNRRIWLFMDRPEIAGDNAEQLYKYAINQNDNIEKYFIISKDSKDYDRLKGFANVVEYKSKEHKLLSCFAEKIISSHPDDDLINPFSGRYEKYFNGLFSAKLCFLQHGIILNNISSWLHKYDKFLHLFVTSAKKEYESIFNNPYNYDESVVKLLGLPRYDNLDKGNEKNQIVIMPTWRRSMREMTESEIKKSTYLKKWNSLLNNEKLLEYAQKNNYKIIFKPHINVNEIIHLFDLDNVIFDDELSYQNVFNESKLLITDFSSVAFDFAYMKKPVLYYQWENDDFHFDLTESYFDYEEMGFGEKTNDENELIHLIKKHIDDDCQMKEKFKQRVDDFYRFTDKNNCKRVYDYILTIK, encoded by the coding sequence ATGTTTTTTGAGTCAAAACCATACAAATTTTCCATCATAATGGCAGTCTATAATACTGCAGATTACCTAAGCGAATCCATCGACAGCATTATAAATCAGACAATTGGTTTTGAAAATATTGAGTTGATACTCGTTGATGATGGAAGCAGCGACAGCTCAAAAGACATTTGCTTGAGTTATCATGAAAAATATCCCCATAATATCAAATACATTTATCAGGAAAATCAGGGCCAGGCCGTTGCCAGAAACAACGGAATGAAAGCGGCAAAGGGAAAATACCTGAACTTTCTAGATAGTGACGATAAATTAGAATTAAATGCATTGGAACTCGTCTATGACTTTTTTGAGAAAAATTATAAAAATGTGGATGTCGTATCCATTCCAATGAAGTTTTTTGACAGAAAAGATGGAGAACACATTTTAAACTATAAATATGAAAGCACAAGACTGGTTGATTTGAAATCCGAACCCAATTGCATTCAGCTTTCCGCATCATCTGCATTTTTTAAAAGAAAAGCGATTAAAAATTTTGAATTTGACACTGAACTTGTCGTATCTGAAGATGCAGTATTTGTAAATAAGATTTTACTCGAAAAATGCAGACATGGAGTGGTTTCAGATACCTCATACCTATATCGTAAAAGAACATCAAAAACATCAACAATCGATTCTACACTAAAAAAGAAGGAATATTACATTGACAGATCACAGAAATTTTTCAAAGCGCTGTTTGATTATTCGAAAGACAAATATGGAAAAGTCCTTGATTTTATCAAGCATACCGTAATGTATGACATCCAGTGGATGTTTGACATAAGCGACGTTTCCGACGTGTTAGATGAAAATGAATTGGAGCAGTTATACTCAATTTTGCATGAGCTTTTGGAAGAAATTGACGATTCAATCATATTGAACCAAAAACATCCCGACAGAAGTCTGTTAAAATCCATTTTACTCTTCAAGCACGGAAATACAGAAACAATAAAAGATACTTATGGAAACAATGCTAAAATAAAAGTTGGCAATTACATTATTGATGAACTGTATTACCACATTTTTTATATTGATGCCGTGGAGATATCCAATGATAATTTAAAGATTCTAGGATTTTTAAAATCATTTTTCAGACCAGAAGAAATAAAAATTCAAGCCATAACATATAATAAAACTGAATTTTTAAAATATTGGGTTGAATACTTCAATAAAAACAAGATAGTGTTCATTAAAAAAGAATTTTTAGATGAAGATGGAAAAAATATCAAGGATTATTTACTGCATTCCAATAATTCATATGACAATTTAAATATCGCACAATACCTTAAATGCGATTTAAACTTCAATTATGAACAAACATATAATTTAAAACAAATAGAATGGCTAATTAAAAAAGATTTAATCGATTTAGAATACTACAACAAAGCATATGAAAACATTTCAATATTGTACGCAGAAACTTGCGGCAAAATTTTCGATGCCGAAAAAATGAATTATCCAAATAGGGAAAAATATCATTTAAATCTTAATTTTAACCCAAATTATAATTTTGAGCTTTCAATACCCCTGACATTAAAGGAATCTTCGGAAATTAAAATTAGGGTTTCATATGACAACATCAATTCATATTTAGATATTGCATTCAACTATTATTCAAGATTAACAAAAGAAAGTTTTTATTCCAAAAAAGAGGATTACCTGATAAAATTTGAAGACAACACATTCACTGTGATACCATACACAAATTTTGATTGTTTGAGATTTGAAAAGGAAAATATAAATCATTTGATTTCAAAAAATGAATCATCTTTAAATAACGTGATTAACTTTAGAAAACAATACTACGATTTATTTTATAAATTCAACAACAGAAGAATATGGCTGTTTATGGATAGGCCAGAAATAGCTGGAGACAATGCAGAACAGTTATATAAATATGCCATTAATCAAAATGACAATATAGAAAAATATTTTATAATTTCAAAGGATTCAAAAGATTATGACAGGTTAAAAGGATTTGCAAATGTTGTGGAATACAAATCAAAAGAACATAAATTGCTATCTTGTTTTGCCGAAAAAATAATTTCATCACATCCTGATGACGATTTGATTAATCCTTTCTCAGGAAGATATGAAAAGTATTTCAATGGCCTTTTTTCAGCAAAACTTTGCTTTTTACAGCACGGCATAATCTTAAACAACATCTCATCATGGTTACATAAATATGACAAATTTCTGCACCTGTTTGTTACATCTGCAAAAAAAGAATATGAATCAATATTCAACAACCCATATAATTACGATGAAAGTGTAGTTAAACTGTTGGGACTTCCCAGATATGATAATTTAGATAAAGGCAATGAAAAAAATCAGATTGTCATTATGCCGACATGGCGAAGAAGCATGCGGGAAATGACAGAATCAGAAATAAAAAAATCCACATATCTGAAAAAATGGAATTCACTACTGAACAATGAAAAGCTATTAGAGTATGCACAAAAAAATAACTACAAAATAATATTCAAACCTCATATTAACGTTAATGAGATAATTCATCTATTTGACTTGGACAATGTGATTTTTGATGATGAACTTTCCTATCAAAACGTTTTTAATGAATCAAAACTATTAATAACAGACTTTTCGTCTGTTGCATTCGATTTTGCATATATGAAAAAACCTGTTTTATACTATCAATGGGAAAATGATGATTTTCATTTTGATTTGACTGAAAGTTACTTTGATTATGAAGAAATGGGATTTGGTGAAAAAACAAATGATGAAAATGAATTAATACATCTAATAAAAAAACATATAGATGATGACTGTCAAATGAAAGAAAAATTCAAACAAAGAGTAGATGATTTTTACAGATTTACTGATAAGAATAACTGTAAAAGAGTTTACGATTATATTTTAACTATAAAATAA
- a CDS encoding glycosyltransferase family 2 protein — protein sequence MSEYKLTIVIPTYNSEKTIKKAFNSVKVQTIGFENIELIFVDDKSKDNTLTLLKSYENEYGNIKVFETDENSGFAGTPRNIGLKNSNSKYILFLDSDDELSIDACEVLFNEITQNSSDIVIGAFINQYSNFKKEHNPPLYSGNKELFNYSKDVNLLDVTPAISAKLFKNELLIENNILFIEGAPAQDLAFLIEYMLNSNKISVLNNYYAYMRNVNENSVSMNVNKKYLYGLINTLNIVLNLFKNHNITSETQKIIFNKHLYFLTTQFMRFSNSEKFDESELNEILNSTTFKNFQNQDFFKDDESFEDYLNNLKNGKYEDNHLLLKDMRKQFNNNSINDYSNLKNEINILKNENSELNIILNESKNEINELCEEKSNLLNENENLKNEINEIKSSRIWKLKNKL from the coding sequence TTGAGTGAATACAAACTAACAATAGTTATTCCAACTTATAATTCTGAAAAGACAATAAAAAAAGCTTTTAATTCTGTTAAAGTGCAAACAATCGGATTTGAAAATATTGAATTGATATTTGTTGATGACAAATCAAAAGACAATACATTAACATTACTTAAATCCTATGAAAATGAATACGGCAACATAAAAGTATTTGAAACAGATGAAAATAGTGGTTTTGCGGGAACTCCAAGAAATATTGGTCTTAAAAATTCAAATTCAAAATACATTCTCTTTTTAGACAGTGATGATGAACTATCAATCGATGCATGTGAAGTCCTGTTTAATGAAATTACCCAAAATAGCTCAGATATTGTGATTGGTGCTTTTATTAACCAATACTCCAATTTCAAAAAGGAACATAATCCTCCATTATATTCCGGAAATAAAGAACTGTTTAATTATTCAAAAGATGTGAATTTACTCGATGTCACACCCGCCATTTCGGCAAAACTATTCAAAAACGAATTGCTCATCGAAAACAATATATTATTTATCGAAGGAGCACCTGCCCAGGATTTGGCATTTTTAATAGAATATATGCTTAATTCAAACAAAATATCCGTGTTGAATAATTATTATGCGTATATGCGTAATGTGAATGAAAACTCCGTTTCAATGAATGTGAATAAAAAATATTTATATGGATTAATCAACACACTAAATATAGTTCTGAATTTATTTAAGAATCACAATATCACTTCAGAAACTCAAAAAATAATATTCAACAAACATTTATACTTCCTTACAACACAATTTATGCGATTTTCAAATTCTGAAAAATTTGATGAAAGTGAATTGAATGAAATATTAAACTCAACAACATTCAAAAATTTCCAAAATCAAGACTTCTTTAAAGATGATGAAAGTTTTGAAGATTATCTCAATAATTTAAAAAATGGAAAATATGAAGATAACCACCTATTGCTCAAAGACATGAGAAAACAGTTTAATAATAATTCAATCAATGACTATTCAAATCTGAAAAATGAGATAAATATCCTAAAAAATGAAAACAGTGAATTGAATATAATTCTAAATGAAAGTAAAAATGAAATCAATGAATTGTGTGAAGAAAAATCCAACTTATTAAACGAAAATGAAAACTTAAAAAATGAAATAAATGAAATAAAATCATCAAGAATATGGAAATTGAAAAATAAATTATAG
- a CDS encoding glycosyltransferase → MYKLSVIIPVYNVENYLRECLDSITNQTVKDIEIICIDDGSSDNSPDILKEYQKKDSRIKIITKENGGQASARNLGIKEAQGEYIAFIDSDDFIEAEMLEKLYTKAKDDNLDIAMCKIATYNNQTKEIKDNVWYYMLGIFRDFEKDIFNHKDTKEFTCNIAVTPYNKIYKTSLIKDNGILFPEGLIFEDEKFFYDTYLRAKRVSIIPEFLYYYRVNRKGSTVDIEKENDYTDIIEISKQIRQTFKETNNYEDYKYLLNNRLIHLQLARFTETSPKYREKFFNLIKEDLQEVLKDPDIKDNLESDVKIRVDKILKSKDYEEFKRLDENKIFSVVMASYNCGQYLDETINSLIGQSFSFGSNIQLIIVDDGSTDNTKEICLKYQSQYPDNIIYLYQENQGQGVARNLGLKYANGKYINFLDADDKFSGNTFYKVYEFFEKHYEEIDFVATRMLFFDKYEGHHPLNYKFEEDRAIDLNENWDCPQLSASSAFFKRELFDNYKFEESLVNSEDTLMLNRMLLKNPKYGAVTEAIYWYRKRSDESSTIDSTSMQKEFYINRLNNYFKELINLSIEEYGHVAKFIQYLIVYDIQWMFWVEDISEILESDEIKEVYLYIKEILSYIEDDIILSLRDDRLNIAHHMLATKYAVVNVSLDKVVTYENIHSNFNGQYAGVYVEDTLVDRLDNHKLWLDIIEIKGNTLFISGFLMSFFEDDEIEIEISKNNQIYKAKKVYYANNAKKFLNCSLESQFNFDAEIPLKDKENCIVEIFARFTGENSNENTRWALNVDFANHARMSKLSNYSIEKNHFMKFKDNKFYISNYNYLKMIKSELPILLKVFKRKESYYTSILLFRLIYLLLYPFYRKRRIWLFMDRRENADDNAEHLYRYAIGQNDNVKKYFTVSDKFGDFTRLSNLSNVLEFYTIKQRLIYLFSEKVISSHPDENILNPFFDKNETSYAGLINSDKIFLQHGVTKDNVSSWLHKFDKNVKLITTVSDAEKKSFMDPGYNYDEKVIRTLGFARFDNLKSNEGKRQILIAPSWRSELQNMTEKYITSSKYFNTINSLINSEKLIEIAKKYDYEIVFKPHPMVYEYIDLFDTHDYIQIDNESTYQSLFRDSSLLITDYSSIAFDFSYMKKPVIYYQHDDDYNFEEGYFKYESCGFGEVIKTEDILIKTIDKYLENNCEMKEIYKNRVDTFYKYNDKNNCRRIYDYILNMK, encoded by the coding sequence ATGTATAAATTATCCGTTATTATCCCAGTTTACAATGTTGAAAACTATCTAAGAGAGTGTCTTGACAGCATCACCAATCAAACAGTCAAAGACATTGAAATAATATGCATTGATGACGGATCAAGCGATAACTCACCAGATATCCTAAAGGAATACCAAAAGAAAGATTCCCGAATCAAAATCATCACCAAAGAAAATGGCGGCCAGGCAAGTGCAAGAAACCTTGGAATCAAGGAAGCCCAAGGAGAATACATTGCATTTATCGACTCAGATGATTTCATTGAAGCTGAAATGCTTGAAAAGCTCTACACAAAAGCAAAGGATGACAACCTTGACATTGCAATGTGCAAGATTGCAACCTATAACAACCAAACAAAAGAAATCAAGGACAATGTCTGGTATTACATGCTTGGAATATTCAGAGACTTTGAAAAGGACATCTTCAACCACAAGGATACCAAAGAATTCACATGCAACATTGCAGTTACACCGTATAATAAAATCTATAAAACTTCCCTAATCAAGGACAACGGCATTTTATTCCCCGAAGGATTGATTTTTGAGGATGAAAAGTTCTTTTATGACACATACCTAAGAGCAAAAAGAGTATCAATCATTCCAGAATTTTTATACTACTACAGAGTCAACAGAAAAGGTTCCACAGTTGATATTGAAAAGGAAAACGACTACACCGACATCATTGAAATTTCAAAGCAGATCAGACAAACATTTAAAGAAACAAACAACTATGAAGACTATAAATACCTGCTCAACAATCGCCTAATCCATCTGCAGCTGGCAAGATTTACTGAAACTTCACCGAAATACAGGGAAAAATTCTTCAACCTAATAAAAGAAGACTTGCAGGAAGTTTTAAAAGATCCAGACATCAAAGACAACCTTGAATCAGACGTCAAAATCAGAGTCGATAAAATTCTTAAATCAAAAGATTACGAAGAGTTCAAAAGACTTGATGAAAACAAGATTTTTTCAGTGGTTATGGCATCATACAACTGTGGCCAATATTTGGATGAAACCATAAACTCATTGATTGGTCAGAGCTTTTCATTTGGAAGCAATATCCAACTGATCATTGTTGATGACGGGTCAACAGACAATACAAAAGAAATCTGTCTTAAATACCAAAGCCAATATCCGGACAATATAATTTATCTCTATCAGGAAAATCAAGGTCAGGGCGTTGCAAGAAACTTAGGCCTGAAATATGCCAACGGAAAATACATAAACTTCCTGGATGCAGATGACAAGTTCAGCGGGAACACGTTCTATAAAGTTTATGAGTTTTTTGAAAAGCATTACGAAGAAATTGATTTTGTAGCAACCAGAATGCTTTTCTTTGACAAATACGAAGGCCATCACCCACTAAACTACAAGTTTGAGGAAGACAGAGCCATAGATTTAAATGAAAACTGGGACTGTCCGCAGCTTTCGGCTTCATCAGCATTTTTCAAAAGGGAACTCTTTGACAATTACAAATTCGAGGAAAGCCTTGTAAACTCCGAAGACACATTGATGCTCAACAGGATGCTTTTGAAAAACCCAAAATATGGTGCCGTGACAGAGGCCATATACTGGTATAGAAAGCGCAGCGACGAGTCATCCACAATCGATTCAACATCTATGCAAAAGGAATTCTACATCAACCGTTTAAACAACTATTTTAAGGAACTTATAAACCTGTCCATTGAAGAATACGGGCATGTGGCAAAATTCATCCAATATCTGATTGTTTATGATATCCAGTGGATGTTTTGGGTAGAAGACATATCAGAAATACTGGAAAGTGATGAAATCAAAGAAGTATATCTATACATAAAGGAAATTTTATCTTACATCGAAGATGATATCATATTATCTTTACGGGACGACCGTTTAAACATTGCTCACCACATGTTAGCTACAAAATATGCAGTCGTTAATGTCAGTTTAGACAAGGTTGTAACCTATGAAAATATCCATTCAAATTTCAATGGCCAATATGCCGGAGTATATGTCGAGGACACATTGGTCGACAGGCTTGACAACCACAAACTCTGGCTTGACATAATCGAAATAAAAGGCAACACATTATTCATCTCAGGATTTTTAATGTCATTTTTTGAAGATGACGAAATTGAAATTGAGATTAGCAAAAACAATCAAATTTACAAAGCCAAAAAGGTTTACTATGCAAACAATGCAAAGAAATTCCTCAACTGCTCACTTGAATCACAGTTCAATTTTGATGCTGAAATTCCGCTAAAAGACAAGGAAAACTGCATTGTTGAAATCTTTGCAAGATTTACCGGCGAAAACTCAAATGAAAACACAAGATGGGCATTGAATGTTGATTTTGCAAACCATGCTCGAATGTCAAAGCTCAGCAACTACAGCATAGAAAAGAATCATTTCATGAAATTCAAAGACAACAAGTTTTACATTTCAAACTACAATTATCTTAAAATGATTAAATCAGAGCTTCCAATTTTACTTAAAGTATTCAAAAGAAAGGAATCATACTACACTTCAATTCTGCTTTTCAGACTTATATACTTACTATTATACCCATTTTACAGAAAGAGAAGAATTTGGCTTTTCATGGACAGGAGGGAAAACGCCGATGACAATGCAGAGCATCTCTACAGATATGCCATTGGCCAAAATGACAATGTCAAAAAGTATTTCACCGTTTCAGATAAATTCGGAGATTTCACACGTTTATCAAATCTTTCAAACGTTTTGGAGTTTTACACAATCAAACAAAGATTAATCTATCTTTTTTCAGAAAAAGTCATCTCTTCACATCCTGATGAAAACATTCTGAATCCTTTTTTTGACAAAAACGAAACTTCCTACGCTGGCCTAATCAATTCAGATAAGATTTTTCTGCAGCACGGAGTTACAAAGGACAACGTTTCATCATGGCTTCACAAGTTTGACAAGAATGTTAAATTAATCACTACAGTTTCCGATGCGGAAAAGAAATCCTTCATGGATCCAGGTTACAACTATGATGAAAAGGTAATCCGGACTTTGGGCTTTGCCAGATTCGACAATCTGAAAAGCAATGAAGGAAAAAGGCAAATCCTGATTGCACCTTCCTGGAGAAGTGAACTTCAGAACATGACTGAAAAATACATTACCTCATCAAAATACTTCAATACCATAAACTCACTGATAAACAGCGAAAAACTAATCGAAATAGCCAAAAAATACGATTATGAAATAGTATTCAAGCCACATCCGATGGTTTACGAATACATTGATCTTTTTGACACCCATGACTACATCCAAATAGACAATGAAAGCACATATCAAAGCCTCTTCAGGGATTCCAGCTTGCTGATAACCGATTACTCATCAATAGCTTTCGATTTTTCCTACATGAAAAAGCCAGTCATCTACTATCAGCATGACGACGACTACAACTTTGAGGAAGGTTATTTCAAATATGAAAGTTGTGGATTTGGAGAAGTCATAAAAACAGAAGACATATTAATTAAAACAATAGATAAATATCTTGAAAATAACTGTGAAATGAAAGAAATCTATAAAAACAGAGTAGATACTTTTTATAAATATAATGACAAAAATAATTGTAGAAGAATTTATGATTATATTTTAAATATGAAATGA
- a CDS encoding class I SAM-dependent methyltransferase has protein sequence MHKSSYMKMKYFKDAYLNPNQELKILDIGSFDKGGNYNYGMILNESKWTYQGLDMREGNNIDIVVENPYEWSEIEDESYDLIVSGQAFEHIEFFWLTLDEIKRVLKPGGLFILIVPSTGPVHKNPYDCYRFNEDGVRAMAKYIKFDILESGTNLDEISDPWYDSYVVARKPGGENKNDLEERMDDIERKMDLILEKL, from the coding sequence ATGCATAAAAGTTCATACATGAAAATGAAATATTTCAAAGATGCTTATTTAAATCCCAATCAAGAATTGAAAATACTCGACATAGGTTCCTTTGACAAAGGCGGAAATTATAATTATGGAATGATTTTAAATGAATCCAAATGGACATACCAAGGCCTTGACATGCGAGAGGGAAACAACATCGACATTGTTGTTGAAAATCCATATGAATGGAGTGAAATTGAAGATGAATCATATGATTTGATTGTTTCAGGTCAGGCATTTGAACATATCGAATTCTTTTGGTTAACACTAGATGAAATCAAAAGAGTCCTGAAACCCGGAGGACTATTCATTCTTATCGTTCCAAGTACAGGGCCTGTTCATAAAAATCCTTATGACTGCTACCGGTTCAATGAGGACGGTGTAAGAGCAATGGCAAAATACATTAAATTTGACATTCTAGAATCCGGAACCAACCTCGATGAAATTTCAGACCCATGGTATGACAGTTATGTTGTTGCAAGAAAACCGGGCGGTGAAAACAAAAACGACCTGGAAGAGAGAATGGATGACATAGAACGCAAAATGGATTTGATTTTAGAAAAATTATGA